From Scleropages formosus chromosome 1, fSclFor1.1, whole genome shotgun sequence, a single genomic window includes:
- the LOC108929205 gene encoding elongation of very long chain fatty acids protein 4-like — protein MESPMPTLAISSLYLLFLWLGPKYMQHREPFQLRKTLIVYNFSMVILNFYIFKELYLGSRAAGYSYRCQPVNYSDDVNEVRIASALWWYYISKGVEYLDTVFFILRKKFNQVSFLHVYHHCTMFILWWIGIKWVAGGQSFFGAHINAAIHVLMYLYYGLAAFGPKIQKYLWWKKYLTIIQMIQFHVTIGHAGHSLYIDCDFPHWMHWALICYAITFIILFANFYYRTYRHQPRRDGSVKGGKAIANGVSEEINSRVEENGRKPKKGRAKHE, from the exons ATGGAGTCTCCAATGCCCACCCTGGCCATCAGCTCCCTCTACTTGCTCTTCCTCTGGCTGGGGCCCAAGTACATGCAGCACCGAGAGCCTTTCCAACTGAGGAAGACACTCATTGTCTACAACTTCAGCATGGTCATCCTCAACTTCTATATTTTCAAAGAG CTCTACCTCGGGTCACGAGCAGCTGGGTACAGCTACCGCTGCCAACCAGTCAACTACTCTGATGATGTGAACGAAGTCAGG ATAGCATCGGCACTCTGGTGGTACTACATTTCCAAAGGTGTGGAATACCTTGACACAGTCTTCTTCATCTTGCGTAAGAAATTCAACCAAGTCAGCTTTCTGCACGTGTACCACCACTGTACCATGTTCATCCTCTGGTGGATTGGCATCAAATGGGTGGCTGGAGGACAGT CATTCTTCGGTGCACACATCAATGCAGCCATACATGTCCTCATGTACCTGTACTACGGccttgctgcctttgggcccaagaTCCAGAAGTACTTGTGGTGGAAAAAGTACCTGACCATCATCCAGATG ATCCAGTTCCATGTGACCATTGGCCACGCTGGTCACTCACTGTATATTGACTGTGACTTCCCCCACTGGATGCATTGGGCCCTAATCTGCTACGCCATCACCTTCATCATCCTCTTTGCCAACTTCTACTACCGGACATACCGACACCAACCACGGCGGGATGGATCTGTCAAGGGCGGCAAGGCCATAGCCAACGGTGTTTCTGAAGAAATCAACAGCAGGGTGGAAGAGAATGGGAGGAAGCCAAAGAAGGGGAGGGCAAAGCATGAGTAG